AAATAACGAGCATGGATGATGATTTTGCCCAGTGGTACACAGATATCGTAACAAAAGCCAAGCTTGCTGATTATTCCAGTGTGCGGGGGAGTATGATCATTCATCCGTATGGATACAAAATATGGGAGAACATCAGGGATGAGCTGGATAGGAAAATTAAACAAACCGGTCATGAGAATGTTTACATGCCGCTGCTTATTCCAGAGAGTCTGCTGCAAAAGGAAAAAGATCACATCGCAGGGTTTGCTCCTGAAGTTGCGTGGGTGACTCATGGAGGCGAAGAGGAGCTGCAGGAGAGGCTCTGTATCAGACCAACCTCTGAAGTTCTGTTTGGAGAATATTATAAAAATGTCATCCACTCTTACAGGGATCTGCCTAAGTTGTATAACCAATGGTCCAACGTAGTCAGATGGGAAAAGACGACTCGTCCATTTTTAAGAACACTCGAGTTTTTATGGCAGGAGGGCCACACCTGTCATGAAACGGAAGAAGAAGCGGTGGAAGAGACGGAAAAAATGCTCAATGTCTATGCGTCTCTTTGCGAAGACTTACTGGCTATTCCAGTGATTAAAGGGAAGAAAACAGAGAAGGAAAAATTCGCAGGAGCTACGTTCACCTACACGGTTGAGAGCTTAATGCATGATGGCAAAGCCTTGCAAACCGCTACCTCACACTTCCTGGGAGACGGGTTTGCGAAAGCTTTTGGCATTGAATTTTTAAACAGGGATGGCAATTTACAAACCGTACAGCAGACGTCGTGGGGATTCACCACAAGGATCATCGGAGCGATGATCATGGTCCACAGCGACAACAGAGGGCTGGTATTACCACCAAAAGCAGCTCCAACCCAAGTGATGATTGTGCCGATCGCAAGTCATAAGGAAGGCGTGTTGGATCATGCTTATGAAATTAAAAACAGCTTGAAAGATTCAGTGAGAGTAGAGATTGATGCAAGTGATAAAAAGCCTGGCTGGAAATTTAATGAGTACGAAATGCAAGGGGTGCCACTCAGGTTAGAGGTGGGACCAAGAGATATCGAAAAGGAACAGGTCATGTTCGTGCGGCGTGATACGGGTGAGAAACGACAAGTATCTGTTCACGATTTAAAATCGGAAGTTGAAAAGCTGCTGGCCGACATCCACGACGAGCTTTACAAAAAAGCAAGCCTCTATCTCAAAGAGAAGACGTTAATAGCCTTTACATTAGCAGACATGGAAAACTTCCTGCGGGAAGATAACTATTTGATCCAAGCGATGTGGTGCGGAAATAAAGACTGTGAAAACGAGATCAAAGAAAAAACCGGGGCTACATCACGGTGCATCCCGTTTGAGCAGGAATCGATCGCTGAGACATGTGTCTGCTGCGGGAAACAGGCGGAAGATATGGTGTACTGGGCGAAAGCTTACTAAAAATGCTGATGCGTTTATTAGTGAAGAGAAGTTTCCAAATATGGGAAACTTCTCTTTTTTTCCAGGCCGATCGACTTCTTAAGAAAGGCTCGCAGCTTGACTGAAAGCTGTTCTCGTTGTGTTAGTATACATTTAGTACATATTGGAAGGTGTGAAGGCTTATGGCATATATTCTCAATGAGTCTAATCAAGTAAAAACGAGGATTAAAAAATTTTCCACGCAGAGGAGCTAACCCATTGAAAACGAAAGAAATGCACCTTCAATCAGAGACTGAACGATTGATTTTAAGACCGTTACAGAACGACGACTATGAGCGGTGGCTAGAAGGGTTTCGCGACCGATTTTCATCGCAGTACAAATATGACGGCGACAGTCTGGATGTGAACGAATGGACGCAGAAAAAGTTTGATGATGTTGTTACTAAATTTCAAGCATTAGCTGCACAGGATGAAGTCTATGTATTTGGGGTCTTTCGAAAAGAGGACGAGAAGCATATTGGTAAAGTTGAGCTTTCAACGATTATAAGGGAAGAATTTCAGTGGGGTTTGTTAGGTTACAGGATTCATAACCAATTCTGGAGACAGGGTTATGGTAAAGAGGCAGTCCAAGCGGGTCTGAAAATAGCCTTTGACGACCTTGATTACCACCGGATTGAGGCTCACATCAACGTCGATAATAAGCCTTCCATTCGGTTGGCAGAGGCGGCAGGCATGATTTATGAATGTACGCGGAAAGGATTTATTTACGAGTACAACGAGTGGACGGATAACCTTGTATATTCTATGAATGCAAAATAGTTAATGACAAGTGATTAGTTGTATGAAAATAAAGAAAATTGTGATAATATTTAGGTAAGAATTTGATTTACCATAAAGTTAATAATATTCGCGAATTCGGGCATTTTAGGGATAATAGGCTAATAACCTTCAGGAGGTTTTTATTATGATGTGGTGGGTGTTATTGTTACTAATCATTGCCGGTGGATTGGTTGCCCTGAATGTTTATTACGAGCGGAAGCGTAAGAAGAAAACTTCTGTTGAAGACGAAAACGCAATTAAAGAGAAGTATAAATCTGAAGGTGCTGGCAGCAAAGCGGCGGATCCTAAAAACTCAAAGAATCTTTAAAAGGACAAGGAAAGACGGAAGCTACCTTTAGCTTTCGTCTTTTTTTATTTGTCTGGCACGTAACAGATGATCTGAAAACTCCATGTATCTTCAATCAATATTTTCTTTTCACACAAGAAGAGCAGGTGAATCTTGCTGCCAATTTTTTAATAAAATAATAATAAACACTGCACAAAAAAAGGGGTGGAAGTTTGTTAGGGTATTACAGCAGTTTGTCATCTGAAGTCTATGATATGGACAAACCAGTCGGTCATTCATTCGGAGACGTAGAATTTTATATCGACCGATGAGCGGGAGAACTCATAAAAGAGGCAAACCAAGTACTTGGTTTGCCTCTTTCCTATGTCTGATTTCATTATAGCATGTATTCTTGTACATTATCAGACTGGTTTATTATCCATATACTGATAGCCTGATTATAAACTAGTCAGGAGGGTATTGGATGATTGATTATAGAATAAAGAGCGTCGAGAGGTTTGCAGGGAGAATAGGGGAACTTGCGTCTATGTTGGATCACACCAGGGCAGTGACGCTGGAAGAAGTTAAAGATTTAAATGATTATGAGTTGGATTATTTAGTGGATGAGGGTTCAAATACAATCGGCAGTCTGCTGCTGCATATAGCTTCTATCGAATTTGTTCATCAGATCATTTCATTTGAAAATCGGGATCTACATAAGGAGGAACTAAAAAAATGGCAGACGGCTTTAGAACTTGGCTCAAAAGCTAGAACACAGATAAGAAAAAATGGTGTAGAGTATTATCTTTATGAGTTAGCCCAAGTTAGAGAACAAACATTGCGTACATTCGAGCACTTTACAGAAGAGTGGTTATTTGAAGAAAGAGTTTGGGATAACGGCACACCATACAATAACTACTATCTGTGGTTCCATGTTTTAGAGGATGAAATCAATCACCGCGGGCAAATCAGGGCAATCAAGCGGTGGATTGCCGCTAATCACAAGTAATTCTTTTAGTCAAAGGTTGCGTGACAAGTCTGCTCTCTATCCGCCATTCTGGCTTAGAGTAAAAATTAAAAAACAAGGTCCATTTCTTATGCATAAAAAAACGCCCAGTACAATCCGAGCGTTTTTAAAGAGTATTTATTCAACTAAGCTGTCTAGTGCATTCGCCAGGATGTTAACTGTTCTTTTTTCTTCTTTCAGTGTATTCTCTGCTCCCCCAATATTAATCAACAATGTGTTAGGGGATAGATCCTGATTATAAGCACCGGCTTCCGTGATTGCCTTTTCCTTCGTGATGATCCTTGATAAACCAGGATACTGATCATTTATTTTATCATTTAGATTCTTGGCTAACCTGTGATTGTCTTCATAATAATAACTTAGTTTTGAGACAACAAACGTGATCTTAGCTGAAGTTTTCCCATTCATGGTAGACGTGGTGGTTTCTTTATCTAATGAATTCCTGTGGATATCTAAAAAAATGATGTTTTCCTTGTTAAGCTCTGTGTTGTCCAAGAAATTCGTTAAGTTTTTTCTGGATAGTCCGTAAAGTTCCTGGAAACTTTTATCTTTCTTGATCGCAATATCCATGAAGTTAGTCTCGTCATGAAACACTTCAAAATTTTCCTTTTCTAAATATGAAGCTAAGTAGTCTCCAACCTTTATTATATTTGAGTTCTCATCAAACGCCTTAGCAGGGTCGGTTTCATCTAACTCTGGTAAAAAAGATTCTGAAGAATGAGTATGATAAATATAAAAGTGAGTATTTTTCTTATCAGCAAGGGACGATTGGAACCATGAAGATGATGAAGAGTTATTCGTAATCGTTGAAAAATCAATGGAAAGAAGGAATAAAGTACAAATAGGAATGAATAACGCAAAGCTCACCAAAGGAATTCTTTTGTTGCTTCTGCCTGAATAGTTTTTGCTTGCTAACATAGTTTTCGTTTCTTGTATGAAAGCTGGATCTGGCTTTAAAGGGTCTGATGCTTTTAATTCCTGCAAGTTTTGTTGAAGGTCGTCATGCATTTTCATGGTAGATCCCCCTTTCAATCGAGTAATTCTTCAGGCTTTCTTTTAATTGCTTAATCGCACGGTGGTAGGTTGTTTTCACTTTACTTTCACTCCAATTCAGAACAGCAGCCGTTTCAGCAACGGTAAGTTCATTAATGCTTCTTAGAATAACTACTAAGCGGTAATTAGCTTTCAAAGCATTGATTTTATTCAAGAGCTCTGCTTTGGTTTCTTCTCTCCCGCTCAATTCTTCAGGAGAAGGTAAGGGACTCGGAATCTGATGTAACAATTTTTCCTGAAAGAAAAT
This Halobacillus salinarum DNA region includes the following protein-coding sequences:
- the proS gene encoding proline--tRNA ligase → MAKEFVEKITSMDDDFAQWYTDIVTKAKLADYSSVRGSMIIHPYGYKIWENIRDELDRKIKQTGHENVYMPLLIPESLLQKEKDHIAGFAPEVAWVTHGGEEELQERLCIRPTSEVLFGEYYKNVIHSYRDLPKLYNQWSNVVRWEKTTRPFLRTLEFLWQEGHTCHETEEEAVEETEKMLNVYASLCEDLLAIPVIKGKKTEKEKFAGATFTYTVESLMHDGKALQTATSHFLGDGFAKAFGIEFLNRDGNLQTVQQTSWGFTTRIIGAMIMVHSDNRGLVLPPKAAPTQVMIVPIASHKEGVLDHAYEIKNSLKDSVRVEIDASDKKPGWKFNEYEMQGVPLRLEVGPRDIEKEQVMFVRRDTGEKRQVSVHDLKSEVEKLLADIHDELYKKASLYLKEKTLIAFTLADMENFLREDNYLIQAMWCGNKDCENEIKEKTGATSRCIPFEQESIAETCVCCGKQAEDMVYWAKAY
- a CDS encoding GNAT family N-acetyltransferase produces the protein MHLQSETERLILRPLQNDDYERWLEGFRDRFSSQYKYDGDSLDVNEWTQKKFDDVVTKFQALAAQDEVYVFGVFRKEDEKHIGKVELSTIIREEFQWGLLGYRIHNQFWRQGYGKEAVQAGLKIAFDDLDYHRIEAHINVDNKPSIRLAEAAGMIYECTRKGFIYEYNEWTDNLVYSMNAK
- a CDS encoding DinB family protein, which translates into the protein MIDYRIKSVERFAGRIGELASMLDHTRAVTLEEVKDLNDYELDYLVDEGSNTIGSLLLHIASIEFVHQIISFENRDLHKEELKKWQTALELGSKARTQIRKNGVEYYLYELAQVREQTLRTFEHFTEEWLFEERVWDNGTPYNNYYLWFHVLEDEINHRGQIRAIKRWIAANHK
- the spoIIP gene encoding stage II sporulation protein P; protein product: MKMHDDLQQNLQELKASDPLKPDPAFIQETKTMLASKNYSGRSNKRIPLVSFALFIPICTLFLLSIDFSTITNNSSSSSWFQSSLADKKNTHFYIYHTHSSESFLPELDETDPAKAFDENSNIIKVGDYLASYLEKENFEVFHDETNFMDIAIKKDKSFQELYGLSRKNLTNFLDNTELNKENIIFLDIHRNSLDKETTTSTMNGKTSAKITFVVSKLSYYYEDNHRLAKNLNDKINDQYPGLSRIITKEKAITEAGAYNQDLSPNTLLINIGGAENTLKEEKRTVNILANALDSLVE
- a CDS encoding RNA polymerase sigma factor, with protein sequence MEKKNSHIEEVEKYFDLYHVDVFQFLITFTGNKSDAEDLTQETFMQLIKAERTLQNIENPKTWILSIAKHKAIDQYRKRKFLIFFQEKLLHQIPSPLPSPEELSGREETKAELLNKINALKANYRLVVILRSINELTVAETAAVLNWSESKVKTTYHRAIKQLKESLKNYSIERGIYHENA